One bacterium DNA segment encodes these proteins:
- a CDS encoding penicillin-binding protein activator has product MFDKIMTYLPSSRILRTVFCVFGLYFLLLGCGPKNLSTQGSYTMANQLYSQEKYDRAAKLYTDFLMQSPQNPLADEVLFRLGKIYQQQKQYQKALLRFGELIQQHPQSRYIPEAQLEAAISSFHLHRYSEAVPLFQKYLSSSHPARDAEAIMLLADSYFALKEYHKAFGEYNLLQVLDPQKKHDPRILYQTSLCQIHSGHPDQALAQLNSLLGTEFGAAHQAEIQQALAQANLMLRHPVQALDNLLKARQYAHNAQEAAQYEQKIAAIIQDQLTRQDLETLAEKWGRNFPADLVLIQLGYAWQEERQLSKAKQVWQQFLISFPDHPRKGAISNGLEELDQKLAAGSTKIGCIVPTTGDFAVYGDKVLKGVKLAIEEYNLHNHTDIQLVPVDSKGNPEYGKNGARLLVEKEHVAAIIGPLLSSEAYALAPVIDKLRVCTITPTAAGKGIPESSPYFFRNCLTNQQQGRAIAQYAVNTLQLRRFGIFHPNNPYGIELMQIFSREVKSLGGTVEIVEPYQEGETDFRPQLERINRIHPDGLFIPGYPEEIILIAPQVPFYNFEEEAPHEQADRTAEAQGAPAAAQTEAAPDQAGKKQAMQLLGCDGWYSEKVISQGGEYVEGAVFTTGFFKESQDPPIQEFINKYQKKYGHPPDILSAQAYDTTNILLLALLSERLTHEGLREALFHTRDFSGVTGVTSFSPSGEAAKKTFILTIKDHRFMCPP; this is encoded by the coding sequence GTGTTTGATAAAATCATGACCTATCTGCCATCCTCCCGCATCCTGCGGACAGTTTTCTGTGTCTTCGGGCTGTATTTCCTCCTGCTGGGCTGCGGGCCGAAGAATTTATCTACCCAGGGCTCTTATACGATGGCCAACCAGCTCTACAGCCAGGAAAAATATGACCGGGCTGCCAAACTCTATACCGACTTTCTCATGCAGTCCCCGCAGAACCCTCTGGCCGATGAGGTCCTTTTTCGTCTTGGGAAGATTTATCAGCAGCAAAAGCAGTATCAAAAAGCCCTGCTTCGCTTTGGAGAGCTTATTCAGCAGCATCCGCAGAGCAGGTACATCCCGGAAGCACAGCTTGAGGCCGCGATCTCTTCCTTCCATCTTCACCGCTATTCCGAAGCTGTTCCCCTGTTCCAGAAATATTTGAGCTCCAGCCATCCCGCCAGGGATGCCGAGGCGATCATGCTGCTGGCTGACTCCTATTTTGCCCTGAAGGAATATCATAAGGCCTTCGGTGAATACAATCTCCTCCAGGTGCTTGATCCTCAGAAAAAACACGACCCAAGGATCCTCTATCAGACCAGCCTCTGCCAGATACATTCAGGGCACCCCGACCAGGCTCTTGCCCAGCTCAACAGTCTGCTCGGCACCGAGTTCGGAGCCGCTCACCAGGCCGAAATTCAGCAGGCATTGGCCCAGGCCAATCTGATGCTCCGGCATCCTGTACAGGCTCTGGACAACCTGCTGAAGGCCCGTCAATACGCACACAATGCTCAGGAAGCAGCACAATACGAGCAGAAGATTGCCGCCATCATTCAAGATCAGCTCACCCGGCAGGATCTTGAAACCCTGGCCGAAAAATGGGGGCGGAATTTTCCTGCCGATCTTGTTCTGATCCAATTGGGATATGCCTGGCAGGAAGAGCGGCAGTTGTCCAAAGCCAAACAGGTCTGGCAGCAGTTTCTGATCAGCTTTCCGGACCATCCCCGGAAGGGGGCGATCAGCAATGGTCTGGAGGAACTTGATCAAAAACTTGCGGCCGGCAGCACAAAAATAGGCTGCATTGTTCCCACAACCGGCGATTTCGCTGTCTATGGTGATAAGGTCCTCAAAGGAGTCAAACTGGCAATCGAGGAGTACAATCTCCACAACCATACCGATATTCAATTGGTTCCGGTGGACTCCAAGGGAAATCCCGAATACGGAAAAAACGGGGCCAGACTCCTGGTGGAAAAGGAGCATGTGGCAGCCATTATCGGCCCTTTGCTCAGCTCCGAAGCCTATGCGCTGGCTCCGGTTATCGATAAGCTGAGGGTCTGTACAATTACTCCTACCGCTGCCGGAAAGGGGATCCCGGAAAGCAGTCCCTATTTTTTCCGCAATTGCCTGACCAACCAGCAGCAGGGCAGGGCCATAGCGCAATATGCAGTCAATACTCTCCAGTTGAGGCGGTTTGGCATTTTCCACCCCAACAATCCGTACGGAATCGAATTGATGCAGATCTTTTCCCGTGAGGTCAAGTCCCTGGGCGGAACTGTCGAGATCGTCGAACCTTACCAGGAGGGAGAGACAGACTTTCGCCCTCAGTTGGAGCGAATCAACCGGATTCACCCCGACGGGCTCTTTATCCCGGGCTACCCTGAAGAGATAATTCTCATCGCTCCGCAGGTTCCATTCTACAACTTTGAGGAAGAAGCACCGCACGAGCAGGCAGATCGGACAGCAGAGGCTCAAGGCGCCCCGGCAGCCGCTCAGACCGAAGCCGCCCCCGATCAGGCCGGGAAAAAGCAGGCCATGCAATTACTCGGATGCGATGGCTGGTATTCGGAGAAAGTTATCTCCCAGGGAGGCGAATATGTCGAGGGGGCCGTATTTACTACAGGGTTCTTCAAAGAGAGCCAGGATCCCCCCATTCAGGAATTTATCAACAAATACCAGAAAAAATACGGCCACCCTCCGGATATTCTCTCCGCTCAAGCTTATGATACCACCAATATCCTCCTTCTGGCCCTCCTGTCCGAGAGACTGACTCACGAAGGCCTTCGCGAAGCTCTTTTCCATACGCGCGATTTCTCCGGAGTTACCGGAGTGACAAGTTTTTCCCCCTCAGGAGAGGCTGCCAAAAAGACATTTATCTTAACGATCAAAGATCATCGCTTTATGTGCCCGCCTTAA
- a CDS encoding ferritin-like domain-containing protein, whose product MALQNTIERARMEDCSHFEQLVSFISEMGGEVPLDFREFPRLFVNPQPPLSSPLEQSDERAILRALSEAEKGALQAYLNIYHLTEGKDAHTNRLVSSLLEDETRHRRELLAFLPTGAGHSRKASLVQSPSSALSYGIPDLNLRTFKAGT is encoded by the coding sequence GTGGCATTACAGAACACTATCGAGAGGGCCCGGATGGAGGATTGCAGTCATTTTGAGCAGTTGGTGTCATTCATTTCCGAGATGGGAGGTGAAGTTCCGCTTGATTTCAGGGAATTTCCCAGGCTTTTCGTCAATCCGCAGCCACCCCTTTCTTCCCCCCTGGAGCAGTCGGATGAGCGGGCGATTCTCCGGGCGCTCAGTGAAGCTGAAAAGGGTGCTTTGCAGGCTTACCTGAATATCTACCACCTGACTGAAGGGAAGGATGCGCATACCAACCGTCTGGTGTCTTCCCTTCTGGAGGATGAAACGCGGCACAGGCGTGAGCTTCTCGCCTTCCTGCCGACCGGCGCCGGACATTCAAGGAAGGCGAGCCTGGTGCAGAGTCCTTCTTCAGCTCTCAGTTATGGTATTCCTGACCTTAATCTTCGGACTTTTAAGGCGGGCACATAA
- a CDS encoding flippase — MISKLVSSRVKSLRAHLENHPGFQKAVANMGWLLANEFLRMGIGLCVGVWLARYLGPAQFGMLSYALAFVGLFSVLVGLGLDGIVVRDLVNHPDGGNEILGSAFMLQLFGGSLAFMAVIAISRVMHPKESHLRWVIGIIAFGLIFQSSKSIDLWFQSQVKSKYTVISEITSFIVLSLTKVILILRGASLVFFALAYLFQVIEIMISQIFFYHRSGKSVFLWEPSVQCAKRLLAEAWPLIISGFAIMIYMKIDQIMLLEMSGENAAGIYAAAVRLSEVWYFIPTVIASSVFPSLVKSKKAGGKTYLTRLQSYFDLSALLAYGLAIPFSLFAPFILNTLYGSAYQGADRIFAIHIWAGLFVFLGISRGQYLVNEGLLKFSFFSTAIGAVINMVLNFILIPKYAGVGAAIATVAAHGVSAYLSSFFFRPALQCAYMQTLALFSPIRYVLRVI, encoded by the coding sequence ATGATATCGAAGCTTGTATCTTCCCGCGTCAAGTCCCTGCGCGCTCATCTGGAAAACCATCCGGGCTTTCAGAAGGCTGTGGCCAATATGGGCTGGCTGCTGGCCAACGAATTCCTGCGTATGGGGATAGGGCTTTGTGTCGGTGTGTGGCTGGCCCGGTATCTGGGACCCGCGCAATTTGGAATGTTAAGTTATGCCCTGGCTTTCGTTGGGCTTTTTTCTGTACTGGTCGGTCTGGGATTGGACGGGATCGTGGTCCGGGATCTGGTCAACCATCCGGACGGAGGAAACGAGATTCTGGGCAGCGCCTTTATGCTCCAACTTTTCGGCGGCAGCCTGGCCTTTATGGCAGTTATTGCCATCTCCAGAGTTATGCACCCGAAGGAAAGCCATCTTCGCTGGGTAATAGGGATCATCGCTTTCGGGCTGATCTTTCAGTCATCCAAGTCCATTGATTTATGGTTCCAGTCTCAGGTGAAGTCCAAGTATACGGTCATCTCGGAGATCACTTCGTTCATTGTTCTGTCGCTCACCAAGGTGATACTCATTCTCAGAGGAGCATCGCTCGTTTTTTTTGCTCTGGCCTATCTGTTTCAGGTGATTGAAATCATGATCAGCCAGATTTTCTTTTACCACCGCAGCGGCAAGAGCGTTTTTCTCTGGGAGCCGAGCGTTCAATGTGCAAAACGGCTGCTTGCCGAGGCCTGGCCGCTGATCATTTCGGGGTTTGCCATCATGATCTACATGAAGATAGATCAGATCATGCTGCTGGAGATGAGCGGGGAAAATGCTGCCGGTATTTACGCGGCAGCAGTGCGTCTTTCAGAAGTCTGGTATTTTATCCCCACCGTGATCGCCTCATCGGTTTTTCCCTCCCTGGTGAAAAGTAAAAAGGCCGGAGGTAAAACGTACCTAACCAGGCTGCAATCCTATTTCGATCTCAGCGCCCTTCTGGCCTACGGACTGGCTATCCCTTTCTCACTGTTTGCTCCTTTCATTCTGAATACGCTGTATGGGAGTGCTTACCAGGGAGCGGACAGAATTTTCGCCATCCATATCTGGGCAGGATTATTTGTATTCCTTGGTATCAGCCGCGGGCAGTACCTGGTAAATGAAGGGCTGCTGAAGTTCTCCTTTTTTTCCACCGCTATCGGAGCAGTTATCAATATGGTGCTGAATTTTATCCTGATACCGAAGTATGCCGGTGTTGGCGCTGCTATAGCTACGGTAGCAGCACATGGGGTCTCAGCCTATTTGAGCTCCTTTTTTTTCAGGCCTGCGCTGCAGTGCGCCTACATGCAGACCTTGGCTCTCTTTTCCCCGATCCGGTATGTATTGAGGGTAATTTGA
- a CDS encoding lipopolysaccharide biosynthesis protein, whose amino-acid sequence MRLHADLGSLFPDPVCIEGNLTCIPVETSLKKRSVQGVLWNAFGSYSHKGLQIVVSAILSRLLSPQDYGIMAMVLVLSGFMSIFPEAALIPAIVQHQDLDNKDLSSICWFGLCLGFLMFLIMAGCSPYIALFYKTPILRPVATVMGLTFLFQAPGEIPLALLQRQLNFKSISFIRLISALCAAIVAVYLALTGAGYWALVIQHIVYAACCGLLFFYAAKWLPAFSFQLKSIQKVFRYSTDITSFSAINYWARNADNILIGKFWGSSMLGYYSHAYNLMLAPLCLINQVINPVLHSALARIQENRVQVRVAFLQVVKYISMVCFPLVIVQAFLAPEIVQTLWGKQWSPCIRVFRILSSVGLVQPVVSSTDIVFQACNRTDMLLKIGTINAIAICAGIVSGLSWGMSGVAIGYSIGYGMIVVPTLYAAISVVLGGSLQELFAVVAWPALMAACAGLSLAVWNRLFRGMLPAFFHAAGGGACAGAVSLMVLGIFDRPSLSELSSSIMPSKSEERNDTGTERIYS is encoded by the coding sequence GTGCGCCTACATGCAGACCTTGGCTCTCTTTTCCCCGATCCGGTATGTATTGAGGGTAATTTGACCTGCATTCCGGTTGAAACTTCCCTGAAAAAACGCTCGGTACAGGGAGTATTATGGAATGCGTTCGGCAGTTACAGCCACAAGGGACTGCAAATTGTGGTGTCAGCTATTCTCTCCCGGTTACTGAGTCCGCAGGACTACGGCATCATGGCCATGGTCCTGGTACTGAGCGGATTTATGTCAATATTTCCTGAGGCCGCCCTGATCCCCGCTATTGTGCAGCACCAGGATCTCGATAATAAGGATTTATCCAGTATTTGCTGGTTTGGCTTATGCTTAGGTTTTTTGATGTTCCTGATCATGGCGGGATGTTCCCCCTACATCGCTCTTTTTTATAAGACGCCGATCTTGCGGCCAGTGGCCACAGTCATGGGTTTGACGTTTCTGTTTCAGGCACCGGGAGAGATTCCCCTGGCTCTCCTGCAGCGGCAGTTAAACTTTAAATCCATCAGCTTCATACGGCTCATCTCTGCATTGTGTGCGGCAATTGTGGCTGTCTATCTGGCTTTGACCGGTGCCGGTTATTGGGCCCTGGTTATTCAACATATCGTATATGCTGCCTGTTGTGGTTTATTATTTTTTTATGCTGCCAAATGGCTGCCGGCTTTTTCATTCCAACTGAAATCAATACAAAAGGTTTTCCGGTATTCAACGGATATTACCTCCTTTTCGGCAATCAACTATTGGGCGAGGAATGCGGATAATATTTTAATCGGTAAATTCTGGGGGTCGTCAATGCTGGGGTATTACAGCCATGCCTATAACCTTATGCTGGCTCCCTTATGCCTGATAAACCAGGTTATTAATCCTGTCCTGCATTCAGCCCTGGCCCGGATTCAGGAAAACCGGGTGCAGGTGCGAGTGGCATTTTTGCAGGTTGTGAAATATATCTCCATGGTTTGTTTCCCTCTGGTGATAGTACAGGCTTTCCTGGCACCGGAGATTGTCCAGACGTTATGGGGGAAGCAGTGGAGTCCCTGCATCCGGGTTTTCCGGATATTATCTAGCGTCGGCCTGGTACAGCCAGTGGTTTCATCGACGGATATCGTGTTTCAGGCATGCAACCGGACGGACATGCTCCTGAAGATCGGGACGATCAATGCCATTGCCATCTGTGCCGGCATAGTATCCGGCCTCTCCTGGGGAATGTCTGGAGTGGCGATCGGGTATAGTATCGGTTATGGCATGATTGTTGTGCCCACCCTGTATGCAGCAATCAGTGTTGTTCTGGGTGGCTCTTTGCAGGAGCTGTTTGCAGTTGTGGCCTGGCCAGCGCTCATGGCTGCCTGTGCCGGTTTGAGTCTGGCAGTCTGGAACCGGCTTTTCAGAGGAATGCTGCCTGCCTTCTTCCATGCAGCAGGTGGTGGAGCTTGTGCAGGTGCAGTCTCTCTGATGGTTCTGGGCATCTTTGATCGCCCTTCCTTGAGTGAACTCTCCAGTTCGATCATGCCCTCTAAGAGCGAGGAGAGAAATGATACAGGCACTGAGAGGATATATTCCTGA
- a CDS encoding glycosyltransferase: MIQALRGYIPESIEEIVRDIRVSFLDMPVRNFFRTNYPRHVLISYITSPFRKGISLSHTNTRESVEIARVFHNLGFTVDIVNYQYRGGLDYSPYDFIFGFGEPLIKSFYRRNRHQLTVFYGTGMHVCHQNHATLQRIAEVYRKKGEWLLESGRIVDKSWTVQTTLVDAIITLGNETVADSYRPYFHKKIYCLPVTYYQVLDFEDVLAGKDFRQAQKHVLWFGSSGLVHKGLDVLLEVFKELTDRHLHICGPIDREPGFKKCYYQELYCTENIHTYGFVNLQSELFKHLVSRCGFVIFPSCSEGEPSAVINVMANAGLIPIVTRESGITVDSFGIRIHDISGESIKRSLAEAMALGPSELQDRSFACARKTVMDHSVERFRSTLTDALKSVIEEDGLTLPV; this comes from the coding sequence ATGATACAGGCACTGAGAGGATATATTCCTGAAAGCATCGAAGAGATCGTAAGAGATATCAGGGTATCGTTTCTGGATATGCCGGTACGGAATTTCTTCCGGACAAATTATCCTCGCCATGTTCTGATATCATACATTACCTCTCCGTTCAGGAAAGGCATCAGCCTGTCGCATACCAATACCAGAGAATCCGTTGAAATCGCCAGGGTCTTTCATAATCTCGGATTTACGGTCGATATCGTAAATTACCAGTACCGGGGAGGATTGGATTACTCACCCTATGACTTTATCTTTGGCTTTGGTGAGCCATTGATAAAAAGTTTTTACCGGAGGAACAGGCATCAGCTCACGGTTTTTTACGGAACGGGCATGCATGTCTGCCATCAGAACCATGCCACGTTGCAGCGGATAGCGGAGGTATACCGAAAGAAGGGAGAATGGCTGCTGGAGTCGGGGAGAATCGTTGACAAGTCCTGGACCGTTCAGACAACCCTGGTAGATGCCATTATCACTCTGGGAAACGAAACGGTAGCGGATTCATACCGGCCCTATTTTCATAAAAAGATCTATTGTCTTCCCGTGACCTATTACCAGGTTCTGGACTTTGAAGACGTCCTGGCAGGCAAGGACTTCCGGCAGGCCCAAAAGCACGTTCTCTGGTTTGGAAGCTCCGGTCTTGTTCATAAGGGCCTGGATGTATTACTGGAAGTATTTAAGGAATTGACTGATAGGCATTTGCATATCTGCGGACCGATCGACCGTGAGCCCGGATTCAAAAAGTGTTACTATCAGGAGCTTTACTGCACGGAAAATATCCATACCTATGGATTCGTCAATTTACAGTCCGAATTGTTCAAACACCTGGTCAGCCGGTGCGGCTTTGTGATTTTCCCCTCCTGCTCGGAAGGTGAGCCGAGCGCAGTGATCAATGTCATGGCCAATGCCGGGCTTATTCCGATCGTGACTCGGGAATCGGGCATTACGGTGGACAGTTTTGGAATAAGGATCCATGATATCAGCGGGGAGAGCATAAAACGCTCCCTTGCTGAAGCGATGGCTCTTGGCCCCTCTGAATTACAGGACAGAAGCTTCGCCTGTGCCAGAAAAACCGTGATGGATCACTCTGTGGAGCGCTTTCGCAGCACGCTGACCGATGCTCTCAAGAGCGTCATCGAGGAAGACGGCCTCACTCTCCCGGTATGA
- a CDS encoding glycosyltransferase family 1 protein — MKIFYDYQIFSLQSHGGISRYFSELATRMALFPGTNVLVCALVHRNSHVRQSHRPGGGGCSPVIGLYIPHIPKTGKIRQFCNSILSSGCLKSWQPDISHETYYAPGSMNSRNVKTVITVHDMIHERFPGSAPRRDRTASLKKAAISRADHIICVSHNTRNDLLECYPVDPGRVSVVHLGCSLTPLDNPVREQPGITRPYLLYVGQRTGHKNFRNFLKAYASSRRLKDTFGLLCFGGGAFTPQEVRFIGDLHLDPARILQISGEDQVLAGLYAHAAAFVYPSIYEGFGIPPLEAMSFRCPVVCSNTGSLPEVVGEAAELFNPDDVEHIMNAVERVAFSPARSDELISLGLRQVAKFSWDRCALETYHVYQKLSTMLPGKILACSPLSI, encoded by the coding sequence ATGAAGATTTTCTACGATTATCAGATATTCTCTCTGCAATCTCATGGCGGCATCTCCCGCTATTTCTCTGAGCTTGCCACAAGGATGGCTCTTTTCCCGGGGACGAATGTCCTGGTGTGCGCCCTTGTACACCGAAACTCGCATGTACGACAGTCACATCGGCCAGGAGGCGGAGGGTGCAGCCCGGTGATCGGCTTGTATATTCCGCATATTCCGAAGACCGGCAAAATCAGGCAATTTTGCAACAGCATCCTTTCAAGCGGCTGCCTGAAAAGCTGGCAGCCGGATATTTCCCATGAGACCTACTATGCACCAGGGTCCATGAACAGCCGGAACGTGAAAACGGTGATCACCGTTCATGACATGATTCACGAACGGTTTCCCGGCTCTGCTCCCCGCCGGGACAGGACCGCCTCGCTGAAAAAAGCCGCCATCAGCCGTGCAGACCATATCATCTGCGTTTCGCACAATACCAGGAATGATCTACTGGAGTGCTATCCGGTCGATCCCGGAAGAGTCTCAGTCGTGCACCTTGGCTGCTCACTGACCCCGCTGGATAATCCGGTACGAGAACAACCCGGAATCACCCGGCCTTATCTGCTGTATGTAGGCCAGCGCACCGGGCATAAGAATTTCCGGAATTTTCTGAAGGCATATGCCAGTTCACGGCGGCTAAAGGATACTTTCGGCCTGCTCTGCTTTGGCGGAGGGGCTTTTACCCCTCAGGAGGTCAGGTTTATCGGCGATCTGCACCTTGATCCCGCACGGATCCTTCAGATATCCGGTGAAGATCAGGTGCTTGCCGGTTTGTACGCCCATGCGGCGGCCTTTGTCTACCCATCGATATATGAGGGGTTTGGCATTCCTCCCCTCGAGGCAATGTCCTTCCGGTGCCCGGTAGTGTGCAGCAACACAGGATCTCTGCCTGAAGTTGTCGGGGAAGCTGCGGAATTGTTCAACCCGGATGACGTTGAACACATCATGAACGCCGTGGAGCGTGTCGCTTTTTCGCCAGCCAGGTCCGATGAGCTTATCAGCCTGGGCTTGCGGCAGGTCGCAAAGTTTAGCTGGGATCGCTGTGCTCTGGAGACATATCATGTTTACCAGAAATTATCGACCATGCTGCCGGGAAAAATCCTGGCCTGCTCTCCACTCTCCATCTGA
- a CDS encoding glycosyltransferase family 2 protein, with product MPGFPSLSERASTNRRWSFSSCPRISIITPTRNQARFLESAILSVLNQGYPDLEYIIIDGGSTDGTGEVIKKYQRHISSWLSEPDNGMYQAINKGLRIATGEIIAYLNSDDLYLPNAFRVVVEHFHRQPKAALLYGDCLFIDEQGYPLYTYRYLPFNLHRYAAMNWSSIAQPATFWKSEIHRAGIYFDESFRMIGDFDFFLRVGQRFRIDYLREQIAAFRLHRNSQSARHCAVRREELARMRKKHHLLCCTRGRILRRYLGECRIKLANFPLMLRKFLRKGQGWW from the coding sequence ATGCCAGGTTTTCCCAGTCTCTCTGAAAGAGCATCAACAAACAGGCGGTGGAGTTTCTCTTCCTGCCCCAGGATTTCTATTATCACTCCCACCCGCAATCAGGCCAGGTTTCTGGAGTCTGCCATTCTCAGCGTCCTGAATCAGGGGTATCCCGATCTTGAATATATCATTATCGATGGCGGCTCAACGGACGGGACCGGGGAAGTTATCAAAAAATATCAGCGTCATATTTCCTCGTGGCTCAGTGAACCGGACAACGGGATGTATCAGGCCATTAACAAGGGGTTGCGAATCGCCACCGGCGAAATTATAGCTTACCTGAATTCGGATGACCTGTATCTGCCGAATGCCTTCCGGGTCGTGGTGGAGCACTTTCACCGGCAGCCCAAAGCCGCTCTCCTGTATGGCGATTGCCTGTTTATCGACGAGCAGGGATATCCTCTCTATACGTACCGCTACCTGCCATTCAATCTGCACCGGTATGCGGCCATGAACTGGAGCAGTATTGCCCAGCCTGCCACCTTCTGGAAAAGCGAGATTCACCGGGCCGGGATTTATTTTGACGAAAGTTTTCGGATGATTGGGGATTTCGATTTTTTTCTGCGGGTTGGACAGCGGTTTCGGATCGATTACCTCAGAGAACAAATCGCTGCCTTTCGACTGCACCGCAATTCCCAAAGCGCACGCCATTGTGCCGTGCGGCGGGAGGAATTAGCGAGAATGCGAAAGAAACACCATCTCCTGTGCTGCACCCGAGGTCGTATACTCAGACGGTATCTCGGAGAGTGCCGGATAAAACTGGCTAACTTTCCCCTTATGCTCAGGAAATTTCTCAGAAAGGGGCAGGGATGGTGGTAA